In a single window of the Pedococcus dokdonensis genome:
- a CDS encoding dihydroorotase has translation MSTLLVTGADLAGAGAQDLLVEDGRIVEVGSIRSAKGADVLDADGLVALPGLVDLHTHLREPGREDAETIASGAAAAAVGGFTAVLAMANTNPVTDTAEAAERILDLGRATGLVDVVPVGAVTKGLAGAELAELGLMHRSRAAVTVFSDDGHCVHDSRVMRRALEYVRAFGGVVSQHAQDPHLAGPQACAHEGELSGRLGLPGWPGIAEESIVARDVMLARHTGSRVHVAHVSTAGTVEVVRWAKAQGIAVTAEVTPHHLVLTTDLLSGYDPTFKVNPPLRPQEDVDALRAALADGTIDAVATDHAPHARHDKEHAFVDAAFGMLGLETALSVVSDAMVRTGLLDWAGVARVMSQAPARIAGLTTHGQPLAAGSPAHLTLVDPAATVTVDRSASLSLSRNNPWHGRTLQGAVHATVFGGRVTAQKGAIA, from the coding sequence ATGAGCACCCTGTTGGTGACGGGAGCGGACCTCGCGGGAGCAGGGGCGCAGGACCTGCTCGTCGAGGACGGCCGGATCGTCGAGGTCGGCTCGATCCGCTCGGCCAAGGGCGCCGACGTGCTCGACGCCGACGGGCTGGTGGCCCTGCCCGGCCTCGTCGACCTGCACACCCACCTGCGCGAGCCCGGCCGCGAGGACGCCGAGACGATCGCGTCGGGTGCGGCCGCCGCCGCGGTGGGTGGCTTCACCGCGGTGCTCGCAATGGCCAACACCAACCCGGTGACCGACACCGCCGAGGCGGCCGAGCGGATCCTCGACCTCGGACGCGCCACCGGCCTCGTCGACGTCGTGCCGGTCGGAGCGGTCACCAAGGGACTGGCCGGGGCGGAGCTGGCCGAGCTCGGCCTCATGCACCGATCCCGTGCCGCGGTCACGGTCTTCTCCGACGACGGCCACTGCGTGCACGACTCGCGCGTCATGCGGCGCGCGCTGGAGTACGTCCGGGCCTTCGGCGGCGTCGTGTCCCAGCACGCGCAGGACCCGCACCTGGCCGGTCCGCAGGCCTGCGCCCACGAGGGCGAGCTGTCCGGTCGGCTGGGCCTGCCGGGCTGGCCCGGGATCGCCGAGGAGTCGATCGTGGCCCGCGACGTCATGCTCGCGAGGCACACCGGTTCGCGGGTGCACGTCGCCCACGTCTCGACCGCCGGCACCGTCGAGGTGGTGCGCTGGGCCAAGGCGCAGGGCATCGCGGTCACCGCCGAGGTCACGCCGCACCACCTGGTGCTCACCACCGACCTGCTGTCGGGCTACGACCCCACCTTCAAGGTCAACCCGCCGCTGCGCCCTCAGGAGGACGTCGACGCCCTGCGCGCGGCGCTCGCGGACGGCACGATCGACGCGGTGGCCACCGACCATGCGCCGCACGCCCGCCACGACAAGGAGCACGCCTTCGTCGACGCGGCGTTCGGCATGCTCGGGCTCGAGACGGCGTTGTCGGTCGTGAGTGACGCGATGGTCCGCACCGGCCTGCTCGACTGGGCGGGGGTCGCGCGGGTGATGTCGCAGGCCCCGGCCCGCATCGCCGGCCTGACCACCCACGGGCAGCCACTTGCGGCGGGCTCGCCGGCCCACCTCACCCTGGTCGACCCGGCTGCCACGGTGACCGTCGACCGCAGTGCCTCGCTGTCCCTGTCGCGCAACAACCCGTGGCACGGCCGCACCCTGCAGGGCGCCGTGCACGCCACGGTCTTCGGTGGTCGCGTGACCGCCCAGAAGGGAGCCATCGCGTGA